TACAAAAGGCCGCGGTGTATCTGTTCACAGGTCTGACTGCCCTAATGTGCAAACAGAGGATGCAAAGCAGCGCATACTCCATGTGGAATGGGAAACAAACCAAAGTGATAAAAAGCAGTACCATGTGGATCTTGAAATTTCTGGATATGATCGTCGTGGATTATTAAATGAGGTTTTGCAGGCTGTAAATGAAACAAAGACAAATATTACCCAAGTAACTGGGCGTTCCGATCGAAACAAAATGGCAATTATTCATATTACAATACTCATTCATGACACAAACCATTTACGAAAAATAGTAGAGCGAATTAAACAAATAAAAGAAGTATACACCGTAACCAGAACAGTTCAGTAAAAAAAGCGGAGGCGCCTGTTCAGAAGCGGACGGATAAGCAAAGGACCGAAGAACGCGGGGGGTTAAGCGTTCGAAGTGTCCATTGCTTGTGACGGCAGCTTCTAGAAGCCGCAGCTGAAAAAGAAATGCGGAGGCGACTGTTTAGGGCAAGCGAAGGAGGGACGCCATGAGGGCAATCATTCAGCGGGCCAAAAATGCCAGTGTAACGGTTAATGATAATGTTTCAGGGAAGATTGACGATGGCTTAGTTATGCTGTTGGGTGTTACGCATGATGATACAATAGAGGACGCCAAATATATTGTTAATAAAGCAGTTAATCTGCGTATTTTTGAGGATGCAAATCAAAAAATGAACTTATCACTTAAAGATGTAAATGGGGGAGTATTATCGATTTCCCAGTTCACGCTTTATGCTAACACGCAAAAAGGAAGACGGCCAAGTTTTGTTGATGCAGCAAAGCCGGAGCATGCAAATGAACTGTACCTGGCTGCCAATCGGTTAATGGCGGATCAGGGTATTCCTGTTGAGACAGGAATATTTGGAGAAATGATGAATGTACAGCTGACGAATGTTGGACCGGCTACATTTATATTGGATAGTAATGATAAATAAAAAGGAAAGCCACCCTGGAAAAGGTGGCTTTCCTTTTTTTCAATAGATCAGCAGGTAAAAACGAAAGTCTGTCCGCTACGGCGTTCGGAAGCGGACGCTTACGCTTTTCTTATTTATTCGCGAAATACTTCAGTAATCCATTGATCATACCTTGAACAAGTTTTTTTTGATATGCATCTGTTTGGAGAAGCTTTTCTTTTTCCGGGTTTGACAGGAAACCAAGTTCCACTAAGACAGCAGGTTTAAAGTTTTGCCTGATTACAGCAAAGTCGCCAAATGCTACACCTCGGTCATCTGCATTGGTTTCTTTAATCAACCCCTGCTGAATGTATGTTGCTAATTTTTTGTTTTGACCGTGGTAATAGTAGGTACCGATTCCGGTTACATTCGGGAGAGCAGGAGTACTATTGTAATGAATACTGATAAATGCATCCGTTCCTGCAACATTTGAATAACTTGCCCGGCTTCCAAGTGAAATAAACTCGTCTTGTGATCTAGTTAATATTACATTTGCACCTAATATTGTTAATTCCTGTTTCAACTCCATCGTTGTCTTATATGTGTAATCTTTTTCGAAAGTACCGCTTGCACCAATTGCCCCAACATCACGTCCGCCGTGACCCGCATCAATAACAATGGTTTTATTTTCAATTCCTGTTGAGGCGGATTCCGCTGCATCCTTAATAAACCTCTTATTTAAATATCCCTTTAAATCATCATGTTTCACTTCATACCATTCATCCGTTTCGCTTAAAACATCAAAGGTCATTCCTTTGTCAGCGAAACCGACGATTTCATATTCGGTTGAAGGACCGCTTCTTAAATGTGTGTGTTTATAAGGTATGGTTAGCGTCTGCACGCTAGGTTGTTGGTTCTTCTTTTTCGCTTGTTTGTCAGGTGCCTTTTCCTCTTGGATTGAAATATATTCTGATGTTACCCATCCCTTAGTTGAATCCAACTGAATTTGCACCCAGTCTCCCTGTTCGTTCACAATCGGATAAGTTTCATTTGCGTGAACTTCCGTTATTTCTTCAAAGTTCTGGCCGGGTCCACTTCTAACATTCAGAATATCTGTGTGAATTACCGCTTTTTTTGCATGAACTGGATTTGTCATAGCAGTCAGAATCAGTAGGATGCCAAGGCAAATACCGAGCATTTTCAACGTTCGCAAATCATTTTCCTCCTAAAAATCAAACAAATATGTATCATGTCTTATTTTAATAGAAATAATGTATTTAGGCAAAGATAGTTATTGTAATAGGAGGTAGAAATAATGCGCGTGAATGACATGCAATGGAAAACATCAAATAGCAAGGATCTGCAGGATATTAATCTGCATCGGTTTATGGAAATACATGAACATGCAAACCCTATGGAAATAGCGATGGAATTAGGTATCTCCATCGGTGAGGTAAAACAGTTAAAGAAAAGAATTAATCGTGCTTGACATTATAGCAGGTAACGATTATGATTATAATCATTCTATAATGAATCGACATTAAATTTAAATCAATTATACCCATTTGAAGGAAAAAGTAATTAAGTTCGATATGAACAGAGAGAAAATGCCACTGGGCTGCGAGCATTTTCACATAATCCCTTAATGAAAGACATTCTTTAGGATCTTAATCGAACAAAGTAGGTTAAGACGTTTTGCAGGCGTTAACTGTGAAGAGTGGATGCTGATGACGCATCAACTAGGGTGGCAACGCGGGTGAACTCTCGTCCCTTTTTTATATTAGGGATGGGAGTTTTTTGTATTGTTAAAAGGAGGAACAGTGTATGAATATTAAAGCACCACGTGGTACGGTGGATATTTTACCGGAACAAGCTAAAAATTGGCAATATGTTGAACGAGTGATAAAAAACGTGTGTGACAGATTTCATTTTAATGAGATCCGTACTCCATTATTTGAACACAC
This Virgibacillus phasianinus DNA region includes the following protein-coding sequences:
- the dtd gene encoding D-aminoacyl-tRNA deacylase, with translation MRAIIQRAKNASVTVNDNVSGKIDDGLVMLLGVTHDDTIEDAKYIVNKAVNLRIFEDANQKMNLSLKDVNGGVLSISQFTLYANTQKGRRPSFVDAAKPEHANELYLAANRLMADQGIPVETGIFGEMMNVQLTNVGPATFILDSNDK
- a CDS encoding N-acetylmuramoyl-L-alanine amidase, producing MRTLKMLGICLGILLILTAMTNPVHAKKAVIHTDILNVRSGPGQNFEEITEVHANETYPIVNEQGDWVQIQLDSTKGWVTSEYISIQEEKAPDKQAKKKNQQPSVQTLTIPYKHTHLRSGPSTEYEIVGFADKGMTFDVLSETDEWYEVKHDDLKGYLNKRFIKDAAESASTGIENKTIVIDAGHGGRDVGAIGASGTFEKDYTYKTTMELKQELTILGANVILTRSQDEFISLGSRASYSNVAGTDAFISIHYNSTPALPNVTGIGTYYYHGQNKKLATYIQQGLIKETNADDRGVAFGDFAVIRQNFKPAVLVELGFLSNPEKEKLLQTDAYQKKLVQGMINGLLKYFANK